The following proteins come from a genomic window of Acidobacteriota bacterium:
- a CDS encoding thioredoxin family protein, with the protein MTPRIALLCLFLLCALFPPSLVAGSGEVEWVRHYGTGLEQAKELGRPVIIEFWADWCPPCRQMEREVWPDDKVVELSKKFVLISVDTDRDNGTARRFQVNVLPTIVFADPWGNAINRHEGYLHANSLISMMEAFPEDFSQISEWLAILDKDGKDLQALTRIGQYYRDLGVVDLSNRYLERAVKSKQADSKPELKENLRIWIGLNHLKMAENKKARKSFERCLKEFPDGSQCDKAMLGVVTALLQEGKLDQAQEWYQQLALKFPESNAAQQAARNIEMVRGR; encoded by the coding sequence ATGACCCCCCGCATTGCTCTTCTTTGTCTCTTTCTCCTCTGCGCTCTTTTCCCGCCAAGTCTGGTGGCCGGTTCCGGCGAGGTGGAGTGGGTGCGCCACTACGGCACGGGACTTGAGCAGGCCAAGGAGTTGGGCCGTCCCGTGATCATCGAGTTCTGGGCCGATTGGTGTCCGCCCTGCCGGCAAATGGAACGCGAGGTCTGGCCTGACGACAAGGTCGTCGAGCTTTCCAAGAAATTCGTCCTCATCTCGGTGGACACGGACCGGGACAACGGTACCGCCCGCCGCTTTCAAGTCAATGTCTTGCCCACCATCGTCTTTGCCGACCCCTGGGGCAACGCCATCAACCGCCACGAGGGCTATCTTCACGCCAACAGCCTGATCTCGATGATGGAGGCCTTCCCCGAAGATTTCTCCCAGATCAGCGAGTGGCTGGCCATCCTGGACAAGGACGGCAAGGACCTGCAAGCGCTGACCCGAATCGGCCAGTACTATCGCGATTTGGGCGTGGTCGACTTGAGCAACCGCTACCTGGAGCGGGCGGTCAAGAGCAAGCAAGCCGATTCCAAGCCCGAATTGAAGGAGAACCTGCGCATATGGATCGGCCTCAACCACCTCAAAATGGCCGAGAACAAGAAGGCCCGCAAGAGCTTCGAGCGCTGCCTCAAGGAGTTCCCTGACGGGTCCCAATGCGATAAGGCCATGCTGGGCGTGGTCACCGCCTTGCTGCAGGAGGGCAAGCTCGATCAGGCCCAGGAGTGGTACCAGCAACTGGCCCTCAAATTCCCCGAGTCCAACGCCGCTCAGCAAGCCGCCCGCAACATTGAAATGGTGCGCGGGCG
- a CDS encoding DUF2911 domain-containing protein — MYKTGKVRISLLAIVLTGWFLSYQSFGFSQELTSLGSHVGSNQDLVTADFEYSSIVEGKRARTSMERCGQLILGLDYAKPLFVNRDLDVLPRGFVWSIGKGMPARMKVNSDVVFGADVLVQPGVYFLSLRHDGDGQWSLLATRIGRGIEYRAEEGETLVIPMSSRATAEFQDELRLRLTPGQESSAQFEILWGPHSVATSLLQVGATSKLGCR, encoded by the coding sequence ATGTACAAAACAGGAAAGGTGAGAATTTCACTTCTCGCGATAGTTCTGACTGGCTGGTTCCTCAGTTACCAGTCATTCGGATTCTCACAGGAATTGACATCGCTAGGGTCGCATGTGGGATCGAATCAGGATCTAGTGACCGCCGATTTCGAGTACTCGTCGATTGTGGAAGGAAAGCGCGCACGGACGTCCATGGAAAGGTGCGGCCAACTCATCTTAGGGCTTGACTACGCCAAACCCCTATTTGTCAACCGCGACTTGGACGTCCTCCCCAGAGGATTTGTCTGGTCGATCGGCAAGGGAATGCCGGCGAGGATGAAAGTGAACAGCGACGTCGTTTTTGGCGCCGATGTGCTTGTACAGCCCGGAGTGTATTTTCTTTCCCTACGACATGACGGCGATGGCCAATGGTCACTTCTCGCCACACGGATCGGAAGGGGCATTGAGTATCGGGCCGAAGAAGGTGAGACCCTTGTCATCCCGATGAGTAGTCGCGCAACCGCCGAGTTTCAGGATGAACTCCGCTTACGGCTCACTCCCGGGCAGGAATCTTCAGCTCAGTTCGAGATTCTTTGGGGTCCGCATTCGGTGGCGACTTCATTGCTCCAAGTTGGCGCAACCTCCAAACTCGGGTGCAGGTAG